From a region of the Leptotrichia sp. OH3620_COT-345 genome:
- a CDS encoding DUF6339 family protein produces MKLEFLREIPLETLRKNVENNFSNYSMPTNEWIFSFFENQASPFLEFKKEVPDFELNMSYEKPEKSDIENIKILYNALKDLSVVEATNENLWSGMAHSKFWNYMQYRLSLDKNKSYVNNIKNSFFFSHGKKRSLIEHALSRLWWAGKMTYDENRTDPFELLQVFNVDFRTKLLYLFSSNFSNNLKITRAFLSAILDFEKNGVKIKREIFNETVMYLNILGGTYILDYFEENELKDKITKKIDSLLLTVD; encoded by the coding sequence ATGAAACTCGAATTTTTAAGAGAAATACCTCTTGAAACATTAAGAAAAAATGTAGAAAATAATTTTTCAAATTATTCCATGCCCACAAATGAATGGATTTTCAGCTTTTTTGAAAATCAAGCTTCCCCTTTCCTTGAATTTAAAAAAGAGGTTCCTGATTTTGAGTTGAATATGTCTTATGAAAAACCTGAAAAAAGTGACATTGAAAATATTAAAATTTTGTATAATGCCTTAAAGGATTTATCCGTAGTTGAAGCTACAAATGAAAATTTATGGTCAGGAATGGCACACAGCAAATTTTGGAACTACATGCAATATCGTTTATCTCTTGATAAAAATAAATCTTATGTAAATAATATAAAAAATTCATTTTTCTTTTCACATGGTAAAAAACGTTCCCTTATAGAACATGCTTTATCAAGATTATGGTGGGCAGGAAAAATGACTTATGATGAAAACAGGACAGATCCTTTTGAACTGCTTCAGGTATTTAATGTTGATTTCAGAACTAAACTGCTTTATCTGTTTTCAAGTAATTTCAGTAACAACCTTAAAATTACAAGGGCATTTTTATCTGCAATACTTGACTTTGAAAAAAACGGAGTTAAGATAAAAAGAGAAATTTTCAATGAAACTGTAATGTACCTCAATATTTTAGGAGGAACATATATTCTTGACTATTTTGAAGAAAATGAACTGAAAGATAAAATTACGAAAAAAATTGACAGTTTACTCCTTACTGTTGATTAA
- the glpK gene encoding glycerol kinase GlpK produces MNNEKIKEIYGTRKYIIALDQGTTSSRAIIFNKSTDIVSLAQREVTQIYPEPGWVEHNPMEIWATQRSVLTEVIARAGISLKDVAGIGITNQRETTIVWDKNTGEPVYNAIVWQCRRTADICEKLKEKGLEEYVKENTGLRIDAYFSGTKLKWILDNVEGVREKAERGELLFGTVDTWLVWKLTAGKVYITDYTNASRTMLYNIKKLEWDKKILKELNIPENMLPEVRNSSEIYGYTKMGITMGEENGTIIPICGIAGDQQAALFGQNCFDTGDTKNTYGTGCFMLMNTGNKCIKSRNGLITTIAVGINGKIEYALEGSIFIAGAAIQWLRDEMKFFSDAADTEYFATKIEDNGGVYFVPAFVGLGSPYWDMYARGTIVGLTRGSNRNHIIRAALESIAYQSKSLIEAMEEDSGLLLSSLKVDGGAVANNFLMQFQADILNVNVLRPEISETTALGVAYLAGMAVGFWKDKEDIRKNWKMDRKFTPDLKEELRDKYFREWKKAVERAGRWEGE; encoded by the coding sequence ATGAATAATGAAAAAATAAAGGAAATATACGGGACAAGAAAATATATAATAGCACTGGATCAGGGGACAACAAGTTCCAGAGCAATAATTTTTAATAAAAGTACAGATATAGTTTCATTAGCACAGAGGGAGGTTACCCAGATATATCCTGAACCGGGGTGGGTAGAACATAATCCTATGGAAATATGGGCTACTCAAAGATCCGTACTGACCGAAGTAATAGCAAGAGCGGGGATTTCACTGAAAGATGTGGCAGGGATAGGAATAACAAATCAGAGGGAGACAACGATAGTTTGGGACAAAAATACGGGAGAACCCGTGTATAATGCAATAGTGTGGCAATGTAGAAGAACTGCGGACATATGTGAAAAGTTGAAGGAAAAGGGACTGGAAGAGTATGTGAAGGAAAATACGGGACTTAGAATAGATGCCTACTTTTCAGGAACAAAGTTAAAATGGATACTGGATAATGTAGAAGGTGTAAGGGAAAAAGCTGAAAGAGGAGAGCTTCTCTTCGGAACCGTAGATACATGGCTTGTTTGGAAACTGACTGCAGGAAAAGTTTATATTACTGATTATACAAATGCATCACGTACAATGCTCTATAATATTAAAAAATTGGAATGGGATAAAAAAATCCTGAAAGAACTTAATATACCTGAAAATATGCTTCCTGAAGTAAGAAATTCAAGTGAAATATACGGGTATACAAAAATGGGAATTACAATGGGAGAAGAAAATGGAACAATTATACCTATATGTGGAATAGCAGGAGATCAGCAGGCGGCATTATTCGGGCAAAACTGTTTTGATACAGGAGATACTAAAAACACATATGGTACGGGTTGTTTTATGCTAATGAATACAGGGAATAAGTGTATAAAATCTCGTAATGGGCTTATTACTACTATTGCAGTGGGAATAAACGGAAAAATCGAATATGCCCTTGAAGGAAGTATATTTATAGCAGGAGCGGCAATACAGTGGCTTAGAGATGAAATGAAGTTTTTTAGTGATGCTGCAGATACTGAATATTTTGCAACGAAAATAGAAGATAACGGGGGAGTATATTTTGTGCCGGCATTTGTAGGACTGGGTTCGCCTTACTGGGATATGTATGCAAGAGGAACTATAGTCGGTCTTACAAGAGGTTCAAACAGAAATCATATAATAAGAGCGGCACTTGAGTCTATTGCTTACCAATCAAAAAGCCTTATTGAAGCTATGGAAGAAGATTCAGGATTACTACTGTCTTCTTTAAAAGTGGACGGAGGAGCAGTTGCAAATAATTTTTTAATGCAGTTTCAGGCAGATATATTGAATGTAAATGTTTTAAGACCTGAAATTTCTGAAACAACGGCATTGGGGGTAGCTTATTTGGCAGGGATGGCAGTAGGTTTCTGGAAAGATAAAGAGGATATAAGGAAAAATTGGAAAATGGACAGAAAATTTACACCTGATTTAAAGGAAGAACTTCGGGATAAATATTTCAGGGAATGGAAAAAAGCAGTTGAAAGAGCCGGAAGATGGGAAGGTGAATAA
- a CDS encoding site-2 protease family protein — MKIIKKYYEKFKIMNPENTELKFLIVFVLLSIMLFRGISDFRFSWDIVISLCIFVISMTLHEVAHGYIAYKFGDDTAKEEGRITLNPLKHLDLAGMLLPILLILTGFPFVIGWAKPVPVNFYKLKPERLGLFCVAIAGIVVNLIIAAVSLTVLRYGIPFFGENDIIITIFLYMYMINLALAFFNLIPVTPLDGGRIVYSMAGEKVRRFYNQIEKYGMVVVFLIVYSGVFRQFFIWMFTFFIKLTNMGIPVEIM, encoded by the coding sequence ATGAAAATTATAAAAAAATATTATGAAAAGTTTAAAATAATGAATCCTGAAAATACTGAATTAAAGTTTTTGATAGTTTTTGTATTGTTGTCGATTATGTTATTCAGAGGAATTTCGGATTTCAGATTTTCATGGGACATAGTAATTTCCTTGTGTATATTTGTAATTTCCATGACTTTACATGAAGTGGCTCATGGATATATAGCGTATAAATTTGGAGACGATACTGCAAAAGAAGAAGGAAGAATCACATTAAATCCTTTAAAACATTTAGATTTGGCAGGCATGCTGCTGCCAATTTTACTTATATTAACCGGATTTCCTTTTGTAATTGGTTGGGCAAAACCTGTTCCTGTAAATTTTTATAAACTGAAACCTGAAAGATTGGGTCTTTTCTGTGTAGCAATAGCGGGAATTGTAGTAAATCTTATAATTGCAGCTGTTTCTTTAACCGTTTTAAGGTACGGAATACCTTTTTTCGGAGAAAATGATATTATAATAACAATATTTCTATATATGTATATGATAAATCTGGCTTTGGCATTTTTCAATTTAATTCCTGTTACTCCCCTTGACGGAGGGAGAATAGTATATTCGATGGCCGGAGAAAAAGTGAGAAGATTTTATAATCAGATAGAAAAGTATGGAATGGTAGTAGTTTTTCTAATTGTTTATTCAGGGGTATTCAGACAATTTTTTATATGGATGTTTACTTTTTTTATAAAACTGACAAATATGGGAATACCTGTAGAAATTATGTGA
- a CDS encoding ABC transporter substrate-binding protein — protein sequence MKKILLSVLLIIFALSCGSSDNGDSGGKDGKGKLLFYAGLQEDHAALIAQEFEKETGIKTEFVRLSSGETLARLKAEKDNMTASVWYGGPVDGMVAAIDEGLIEKYISSEAANIKPEYKNAEGYWTGIYVGYLGFVGNKKMLDEKKIPMPTSWEDLLKPEYKGEIVVAHPGSSGTAYTMLATLVQLMGEDKAMEYLKKFNGQVRQYTKSGTAPGRMVGTGEATVGITFLHDGIKYQKEGYSDIILASPSEGTGFEIGGVALLKNGPDQENAKKFIDWVLSKKIQELGKTVGSFQFLTNKDAVNPEEAKTVENAKLIKYDFDWSGKNKKRLVERFTKETNTAVPKE from the coding sequence ATGAAAAAGATACTTTTATCTGTTTTACTAATAATTTTTGCATTGTCATGCGGTTCAAGTGACAATGGAGATTCTGGAGGTAAAGACGGAAAAGGAAAATTACTGTTTTATGCAGGATTGCAGGAAGATCATGCAGCACTTATCGCTCAGGAATTTGAAAAAGAAACCGGGATTAAAACAGAGTTTGTAAGATTAAGCAGTGGAGAAACATTGGCAAGATTAAAAGCTGAAAAAGATAATATGACTGCTTCAGTATGGTATGGAGGTCCTGTAGACGGTATGGTTGCAGCCATTGATGAAGGACTTATTGAAAAATACATTTCATCTGAAGCTGCAAATATTAAACCTGAATATAAAAATGCTGAAGGTTACTGGACAGGGATATATGTAGGATATTTGGGATTTGTAGGAAATAAGAAAATGCTTGATGAAAAGAAAATCCCTATGCCCACATCATGGGAAGATTTACTTAAACCTGAATACAAAGGAGAAATAGTTGTAGCTCATCCGGGATCTTCAGGAACTGCTTACACAATGCTTGCGACTCTTGTGCAATTAATGGGAGAAGATAAAGCAATGGAATACTTGAAAAAATTTAATGGACAGGTAAGACAATATACAAAATCAGGAACTGCTCCGGGAAGAATGGTCGGAACAGGAGAAGCCACTGTAGGGATTACATTCTTACATGACGGTATCAAATATCAGAAAGAAGGATACAGCGACATTATTTTAGCTTCACCAAGTGAAGGTACAGGATTTGAAATAGGAGGAGTTGCTCTTCTTAAAAACGGACCTGATCAGGAAAACGCTAAAAAATTCATCGACTGGGTACTTTCTAAAAAAATACAAGAATTAGGGAAAACTGTGGGTTCATTCCAATTCCTTACAAACAAGGATGCTGTAAATCCTGAAGAAGCAAAAACGGTAGAAAATGCTAAACTTATAAAATACGATTTTGATTGGTCAGGAAAAAATAAGAAGAGATTAGTTGAAAGATTTACAAAAGAAACAAATACAGCTGTTCCTAAAGAATAA